GGCATACAGGAAGCCGAAGATCATCGCCCCGAAAATGGCAAAGTCACCGGTCATTGCAGCTTGAGCCGCATACCCCACACCGTCGCCAAGCATACGGCCGAATGGACCGATGAATGCGTGGGCCAAAATAACCGCCGTAATGATTGAAACAAACGGGACAATCACCAGGTAAAGGTACGCAGGAATCACTTTTTTCAAGTTGGTTTCAATCAGAGCCAAGGCAATACCCGCTAACATTGCTGGAATGACCTGCGCCTGATAACCGACCTTTTCAATGGTGAACAGGCCGAAGTCCCACACTTCCGGCAATTGCTGGCCTATCAGGTAGGCATTCATCAACTGTGGGGATACCAATGTGACACCCAGCACGATCCCCAGAATTGGCGTACCGCCCAGTTTTTTCACGGTTGACCAGCACACACCAACCGGCAGGAAGAAGAAGATCGCTTCGCCAATCAGCCATAGGAAAGAGTGAACCGTCGCCCAAAACTGGCTGATTTCTGTCAGGGTTTGGCCATCGAACATCTTGATGTCGCCGATGACATTGCGGAAACCGAGGATCAAACCACCGGTGATAATCGCTGGAAGCAATGGGACAAAGATTTCAGCAAGATGGGAGATCCCACGCTCCAGCAAACTCATATTCTGACGGGCAGCGACTTTGGCTTCGTCCTTGCTGGCCCCCGATTGACCGGTATATTCATTCAGCGCTTTATACACTTGATCAACTTCAGTCCCGATCACTACCTGAAACTGGCCAGCATTGGTAAAACAACCTTTTACCATGCTCAGTTTTTCAATTTCCTTAGTTTGCGCCTTGTCTGTGTCAGCCAGTACAAAACGTAAACGGGTCAGGCAGTGGCTGACGCTTGCAATGTTGTCCTTACCGCCGATTAACTCGACCAAACGCTCTATCTGCTGTTGGTTAATCTTACTCATGCCGATTGTCCATCGTTATAAAAATAGGAATGTGTTGGGTTGTCTGTCTTTGTTCACTTTCAAATGAATGGGAATGTTCCCACTTGATATCGCAAATATTGTCAGATCCGCTGACCGATGAAAATGGGAACATTCCCATTTCGTGAATCAGTTCACAACCTACATGTATAGATTAATAGCAAACCTATGATTTAGATCCTGCGGTATCGCCTAGCAAGCTCCCGCTTAGTATGACGCTTGCTGAATGAGGTGAGTAATTTCTTGCTGGCCCGACAGCTGCTTTATCAGCAATTGGGCCGAGGCTTTGCCGGCCTCAAAGTAGCCCGGATCAATACTGAAGGTATTAGGAAACAGAAACGACAGCAGATCCGTGGCCCCTACCCCAGAGACCTGAATATCAGTTCGGTCCAGTTCCTGAAGGCGTTTGGCGACCCCCATTGCCAAGGTATCACTGGCACAGACAATCGCTTCAGTGCCCTCGCTGAGCACCTGATCGGTAATATGGTAAGCGCTGTCATAGCTCAACTGGCCGGTCCGGTAACACGGTTCAATCCCCAGCTTACGACAGCTCTCAAGGTAGGCATTAAGGCGCAGCAGACCTGTAGTTCGATCGGATTCATCCACCCCGATATAGCTAATGCTTTGCTTGCCACATGAGACCAGCTTGTCCATGGCAAGTGCTATCAAGCCCTGGTGGTCATAATCGACAGAAGAAATAGTATCGGTATCGGTGGCGATAACCACCGCTTTATGGCCAAGCAGTTCAATACGGCTCAGATCACAGCCCGAGAAACCGAATACAATCACCCCATCAACATTGCGCTTTTGCAATACCGCTAAGTGCTCATTGGTCTTTTCAGCACTGAACTGGCTTTCCATGATCACCGCGTCATAGCCGGCTTTGTAGATAACATCCAAAATACCGCT
This Photobacterium gaetbulicola Gung47 DNA region includes the following protein-coding sequences:
- a CDS encoding trehalose repressor (COG1609); amino-acid sequence: MIMTQKLTILDIAKLAGVGKSTVSRVLTNDPKVKPATREKVEQVIRESGYVPSKSAQAMRGGSAKVVGIILSRLDSPSENKAVSGILDVIYKAGYDAVIMESQFSAEKTNEHLAVLQKRNVDGVIVFGFSGCDLSRIELLGHKAVVIATDTDTISSVDYDHQGLIALAMDKLVSCGKQSISYIGVDESDRTTGLLRLNAYLESCRKLGIEPCYRTGQLSYDSAYHITDQVLSEGTEAIVCASDTLAMGVAKRLQELDRTDIQVSGVGATDLLSFLFPNTFSIDPGYFEAGKASAQLLIKQLSGQQEITHLIQQASY
- a CDS encoding trehalose(maltose)-specific PTS system components IIBC (COG1263) — its product is MSKINQQQIERLVELIGGKDNIASVSHCLTRLRFVLADTDKAQTKEIEKLSMVKGCFTNAGQFQVVIGTEVDQVYKALNEYTGQSGASKDEAKVAARQNMSLLERGISHLAEIFVPLLPAIITGGLILGFRNVIGDIKMFDGQTLTEISQFWATVHSFLWLIGEAIFFFLPVGVCWSTVKKLGGTPILGIVLGVTLVSPQLMNAYLIGQQLPEVWDFGLFTIEKVGYQAQVIPAMLAGIALALIETNLKKVIPAYLYLVIVPFVSIITAVILAHAFIGPFGRMLGDGVGYAAQAAMTGDFAIFGAMIFGFLYAPLVITGIHHTTNAVDLQLMQSMGGTPIWPLIALSNIAQASAVVGIIIISKKTNEREISVPAAISAYLGVTEPAMYGINLKYKFPMLSAMIGSAIAAAICGSAGVMANGIGVGGLPGILSIQPQYWLVYFIAMVVAVVVPMALTLFMYKRAEAKGELSEATA